Proteins from a genomic interval of Maniola jurtina chromosome 8, ilManJurt1.1, whole genome shotgun sequence:
- the LOC123867562 gene encoding uncharacterized protein LOC123867562 isoform X1: MAMKRIVVLLAIIFYVAMVRGRNLNDDNPESEDSDDGHQEKHVRDHTNSQMRHRRRPRQSFYNHFNSYNPYDDFYGRRRDDRRDYYSRQQEELFSRILEQIEELSMSIKKAQSPPPPPQPQIIYVPLPYPVPQCINPTKPFTPNLTDRWNNMNDKNQNWGLVPGNLGMDDDDGSDGARPINLDPVISDEPTVKPPPVEHGSSQAGMTTARPTFSEPGRCKAAILVCCQDTSNQEKQQCFSNYGCNKTYSLARACHPSVVKRVIAEFAEAYAPINDT; this comes from the exons ATGAAGCGAATCGTAGTTTTACTGGCGATAATATTTTATGTGGCGATGGTCAGAGGAAGAAATTTAAACGATGATAATCCAGAAAGTGAAGATAGCGATGATGGGCATCAGGAGAAGCATGTCCGTGATCATACTAACAGTCAAATGAGACATCGCCGTCGACCTAGACAGTCTTTCTACAATCATTTTAATTCTTATAATCCTTATGATGATTTTTATGGACGGAGAAGAGATGATAGGAGAGACTATTACAGTCGCCAGCAAGAAGAATTATTTTCTCGGATATTAGAACAAATAGAAGAACTGTCTATGAGTATAAAAAAGGCACAATCACCTCCACCTCCACCGCAGCCACAAATTATTTACGTACCTCTCCCATATCCAGTGCCACAATGCATAAATCCGACCAAACCATTCACACCAAACTTAACTGATAGATGGAACAATATGAatgataaaaatcaaaattgggGCTTAGTACCTGGTAATTTAGGAATGGATGATGACGATGGAAGCGACGGTGCAAGGCCTATAAACCTCGACCCTGTAATATCCGACGAACCAACGGTTAAACCGCCCCCTGTCGAACATGGAAGCAGCCAAGCTGGG ATGACAACGGCCAGGCCAACGTTCAGTGAGCCAGGACGATGCAAAGCCGCCATACTTGTCTGTTGCCAAGATACCAGCAACCAGGAAAAACAACAATGCTTCTCGAACTACGGTTGCAATAAAACATATTCGCTTGCAAGAGCTTGTCATCCCAGTGTCGTAAAACGAGTTATTGCAGAGTTTGCCGAGGCATACGCACCTATCAATGACACGTAA
- the LOC123867562 gene encoding uncharacterized protein LOC123867562 isoform X3, whose translation MAMKRIVVLLAIIFYVAMVRGRNLNDDNPESEDSDDGHQEKHVRDHTNSQMRHRRRPRQSFYNHFNSYNPYDDFYGRRRDDRRDYYSRQQEELFSRILEQIEELSMSIKKAQSPPPPPQPQIIYVPLPYPVPQCINPTKPFTPNLTDRWNNMNDKNQNWGLVPGNLGMDDDDGSDGARPINLDPVISDEPTVKPPPVEHGSSQAGCKYGMSNCQRYVRNRRKSTTIPKNRIL comes from the exons ATGAAGCGAATCGTAGTTTTACTGGCGATAATATTTTATGTGGCGATGGTCAGAGGAAGAAATTTAAACGATGATAATCCAGAAAGTGAAGATAGCGATGATGGGCATCAGGAGAAGCATGTCCGTGATCATACTAACAGTCAAATGAGACATCGCCGTCGACCTAGACAGTCTTTCTACAATCATTTTAATTCTTATAATCCTTATGATGATTTTTATGGACGGAGAAGAGATGATAGGAGAGACTATTACAGTCGCCAGCAAGAAGAATTATTTTCTCGGATATTAGAACAAATAGAAGAACTGTCTATGAGTATAAAAAAGGCACAATCACCTCCACCTCCACCGCAGCCACAAATTATTTACGTACCTCTCCCATATCCAGTGCCACAATGCATAAATCCGACCAAACCATTCACACCAAACTTAACTGATAGATGGAACAATATGAatgataaaaatcaaaattgggGCTTAGTACCTGGTAATTTAGGAATGGATGATGACGATGGAAGCGACGGTGCAAGGCCTATAAACCTCGACCCTGTAATATCCGACGAACCAACGGTTAAACCGCCCCCTGTCGAACATGGAAGCAGCCAAGCTGGG TGTAAATATGGCATGTCCAACTGTCAACGTTATGTAAGAAATAGAAGAAAGAGTACAACCATACCCAAGAATAGAATACTATGA
- the LOC123867562 gene encoding uncharacterized protein LOC123867562 isoform X2, producing the protein MKRIVVLLAIIFYVAMVRGRNLNDDNPESEDSDDGHQEKHVRDHTNSQMRHRRRPRQSFYNHFNSYNPYDDFYGRRRDDRRDYYSRQQEELFSRILEQIEELSMSIKKAQSPPPPPQPQIIYVPLPYPVPQCINPTKPFTPNLTDRWNNMNDKNQNWGLVPGNLGMDDDDGSDGARPINLDPVISDEPTVKPPPVEHGSSQAGMTTARPTFSEPGRCKAAILVCCQDTSNQEKQQCFSNYGCNKTYSLARACHPSVVKRVIAEFAEAYAPINDT; encoded by the exons ATGAAGCGAATCGTAGTTTTACTGGCGATAATATTTTATGTGGCGATGGTCAGAGGAAGAAATTTAAACGATGATAATCCAGAAAGTGAAGATAGCGATGATGGGCATCAGGAGAAGCATGTCCGTGATCATACTAACAGTCAAATGAGACATCGCCGTCGACCTAGACAGTCTTTCTACAATCATTTTAATTCTTATAATCCTTATGATGATTTTTATGGACGGAGAAGAGATGATAGGAGAGACTATTACAGTCGCCAGCAAGAAGAATTATTTTCTCGGATATTAGAACAAATAGAAGAACTGTCTATGAGTATAAAAAAGGCACAATCACCTCCACCTCCACCGCAGCCACAAATTATTTACGTACCTCTCCCATATCCAGTGCCACAATGCATAAATCCGACCAAACCATTCACACCAAACTTAACTGATAGATGGAACAATATGAatgataaaaatcaaaattgggGCTTAGTACCTGGTAATTTAGGAATGGATGATGACGATGGAAGCGACGGTGCAAGGCCTATAAACCTCGACCCTGTAATATCCGACGAACCAACGGTTAAACCGCCCCCTGTCGAACATGGAAGCAGCCAAGCTGGG ATGACAACGGCCAGGCCAACGTTCAGTGAGCCAGGACGATGCAAAGCCGCCATACTTGTCTGTTGCCAAGATACCAGCAACCAGGAAAAACAACAATGCTTCTCGAACTACGGTTGCAATAAAACATATTCGCTTGCAAGAGCTTGTCATCCCAGTGTCGTAAAACGAGTTATTGCAGAGTTTGCCGAGGCATACGCACCTATCAATGACACGTAA